One genomic region from Vitreimonas flagellata encodes:
- a CDS encoding PHB depolymerase family esterase — MISCGGGMRTGAHVTIKREKPHWQRSLASRMGAGVYTDPVSGNIMPWRLYVPPAAGGGLERLPIVLALHGGAGRGDDNLSQLDESVDHLLSDACQGLEPVLVLAPQAGIRTHWVNYPSFDPPFTNFDQRVIAESKNLQTAIRLLRDVSHKHDADPSRIYLTGMSMGGEGSWDALTYYPDLFAAALILNGAGDPRAMGRVTKLPIRFYHGRADKITPVANSRELAARLHELGALARYTELRWAGHDIRDRVYTRANFAWLLQQRRTD; from the coding sequence ATGATTTCTTGTGGTGGCGGGATGAGAACGGGGGCACACGTCACGATCAAGAGAGAGAAGCCTCACTGGCAGCGTTCGCTCGCTTCGCGCATGGGCGCGGGCGTGTACACCGATCCCGTCTCTGGCAACATAATGCCTTGGCGGTTGTACGTCCCGCCCGCCGCCGGTGGCGGTTTAGAGCGATTGCCGATAGTGTTGGCGCTGCATGGCGGTGCTGGTCGTGGCGATGACAATCTCAGCCAGCTGGATGAGAGCGTGGACCATTTGCTCTCTGACGCCTGCCAGGGGCTTGAGCCGGTCTTGGTCCTGGCCCCACAGGCGGGCATACGCACTCATTGGGTGAACTATCCCAGCTTCGACCCGCCTTTCACCAATTTCGATCAGCGCGTGATCGCTGAGAGCAAGAATCTTCAGACCGCAATCCGCTTACTGCGAGACGTCTCCCACAAACATGACGCTGATCCGTCGCGTATCTATCTTACTGGGATGTCGATGGGCGGAGAGGGGAGCTGGGACGCCCTTACATATTACCCGGATCTGTTCGCTGCGGCGTTGATTTTGAACGGCGCGGGGGACCCACGCGCAATGGGCCGAGTCACGAAACTGCCAATTCGCTTTTATCATGGTCGTGCAGATAAAATCACGCCCGTAGCCAACAGCCGCGAACTGGCGGCGCGCTTACATGAACTTGGCGCGCTTGCGCGCTACACGGAATTGCGCTGGGCGGGACACGACATCAGGGATCGGGTCTATACGCGCGCGAACTTTGCGTGGCTGCTTCAGCAAAGGAGAACGGACTGA
- a CDS encoding non-ribosomal peptide synthetase codes for MSLRPLDLAEPAASMNIEQSIAKCFEQQVDRAPHNLAVSDEKLSLTYEELNRLANRLAHVLLSGSAERVVVCIENGSSCVAAILGVLKAGHAYVPVDPAFPESRNAYIVENSQATVVVTNSRNLEMAENLSAGKARVVNIDTLPAGPDSNPDIDISPDALAYIIYTSGSTGKPKGVMQSQRNTLHGAMRRSRLQHVTSADRMTLFYSCSVMGSVYCIFGALLNGAGLFPYDFRERGVDALGEWLAGNRITIYHSVASVFRQFAATYPRGSASFSVRLVIFGGERVLTSDVELARDVFGRQVEFYTGLGSTETGTIRYFYIGPETVWDGATVPIGYPVEGMEIVLRGDDGKPVGVGEIGEITVRSPYLALGYWNNPEATDKAFEAATGDADASTYRTGDMGELRADGLLQHRGRKDFQVKIRGFRVEVGEVETALHDHPGVSEASVIARDVDGEEHLVAYLVTGEGARDISVRTLRQHLQRRVPYYMVPTIYVRLDAMPRTPNNKVDRLALPAPVMGNSLPDDVPVTPVDDLERDLLEIAGELLRAANIGTNHNFFDLGGHSLSATRLIARVQHRFGVRLDMRQVIEAPDFKAIAEFIRRADSSLASAMPGLAHAPRTGSLPVSLAQRRMWLVDVLSNSNSAYNISNTVRLDGPLDVAALERAINEIVARHEVLRTCFPQGEREPRQEVLPATPMPLEITDLSDLPAEAQEACWQARAKQLLQRQHDLERGPLFQSALLRLGPESAILVLVFNHIVYDNVWSSGIFFRELGALYSAFTTGQTQMPLAPLEYQFADYAVWERERASKGDLKPQLAYWKQQLADLPEPLQVPGDHLRPDTPSLKGGQVAFQVPADLANAVADFARAESATTFMALIACWQMLLHRYSQKDDILVGTPTGRRYLAETEDMIGLFINNLVLRARFAPGLTFRGLLAQMRTATIDAFSNDELPFEDLVEALEVPRSRAGSPLFQHLFIHRNNTHGRWEIPGLKLSQIPLHTGGSKYDLTLSMLEEDARMSGTLEYSSDLFEHDTAERMTGHYVALMSRAIENPDTPLAMLDMLDAVEREALLHKWNPPATPFPDLHPHQLVEQQAAASPDAPAVIGETYALTYAKLNARANRLAARLRKMGVGPGELVAICMERSPDLVVALLAVMKTGGAYVPLDPAFPVDRLHYMVENSRTKVCISQASVVDRLEAGKAEIVLLEANDPSLEDGDASDQPPAGGLDDLAYVIYTSGSTGRPKGVQVVRRGLVNFLESMRREPGIGRGDVLHSLTTICFDIAALELFLPLVCGAQVVVKSQKLALDPELLLASIQQTGTTIMQATPVTWRMLLDQGWRGDPRIKVLCGGEAMSQELADQLIATGCEVWNLYGPTETTIWSSVRRVQAKEDAINLGYPIANTSFLICSPDLALQPVGVPGELLIGGDGLARGYFALDEMTREKFIDHPFTPGERLYRTGDLVVRRASGDIRFLGRIDNQVKLRGFRIELGEIETHLEAHPTVKQCVVAARDDKGSEKRLVAYLLATTGETIDADALRAFARERMPEYMIPSSYVQLETFPLTPNGKVDRKALPDPADFHDSESVGGDYVEPGNETEFILAQMWMEILGIDKVSVMDSFQDLGGTSLSAANLMVRIRTEFAYSFSPDVLLQAPTIRRLAEAINEHFTPVNTVFVPLREAAPGSPVMLLVPGVGGHVFSFLNFARALPFEATVYALKPFGVGNIDELPTTVEAIAAKYIAELEKICPEGPFIVSGYSIGARLAFEIARQMESLNKPLLGFISFDMPAPGFPSKRGLASKIVDWVRDLPSMRWSEIVTRVARLTRPAHERYKEWGIIPDYGMEKVIPRLLHANRIYRPNYRLRASLIFIRRPLPDRATYGDGPEVVQRGWNEFSEGAVDVRMIVARHADLFLGETTKALAKIVGEALGNAVVRTQDVQVTAPPARNLTLMDVNR; via the coding sequence ATGAGTTTGAGGCCTCTTGATCTCGCCGAACCGGCCGCGTCGATGAACATTGAGCAATCGATCGCCAAGTGTTTCGAGCAGCAGGTCGATCGCGCACCGCATAACTTGGCGGTCAGCGATGAGAAGCTTTCTCTGACGTATGAGGAGCTGAATCGCCTCGCCAATCGACTGGCCCATGTGTTGCTATCGGGGTCCGCCGAGCGGGTGGTTGTGTGCATCGAGAACGGTTCATCGTGCGTCGCCGCCATCTTGGGCGTGCTTAAGGCGGGGCACGCCTACGTTCCTGTTGATCCTGCTTTTCCGGAAAGCCGCAACGCTTACATCGTCGAAAACTCCCAAGCCACTGTCGTGGTCACCAATTCGCGCAATCTGGAGATGGCGGAGAATCTTTCTGCGGGCAAAGCGCGCGTGGTCAATATCGACACGTTGCCGGCGGGGCCGGATAGCAATCCCGATATTGATATTTCTCCGGACGCGCTCGCCTACATCATCTACACTTCCGGTTCGACCGGCAAACCCAAGGGGGTAATGCAGAGTCAGCGCAACACGTTGCATGGTGCGATGCGACGGAGCCGATTGCAGCATGTCACCTCCGCAGACCGGATGACGCTGTTCTATTCCTGCAGCGTCATGGGATCGGTTTACTGCATTTTCGGCGCGCTGCTGAATGGGGCGGGGCTGTTCCCTTACGACTTCCGCGAACGCGGCGTGGATGCACTCGGCGAATGGCTCGCGGGAAATCGCATCACGATCTACCACTCGGTCGCATCCGTCTTCCGTCAGTTCGCCGCCACCTATCCACGCGGATCGGCTTCGTTTTCCGTGAGACTGGTTATTTTTGGTGGAGAGCGTGTGCTGACCTCCGATGTGGAGTTAGCCCGTGACGTCTTTGGGCGCCAAGTCGAGTTTTATACTGGCCTTGGCTCAACCGAGACGGGCACCATTCGTTATTTTTACATCGGTCCAGAGACCGTGTGGGACGGCGCTACGGTTCCGATCGGCTACCCCGTTGAGGGGATGGAGATTGTGCTGCGGGGCGATGACGGCAAGCCAGTTGGCGTTGGCGAGATCGGTGAAATCACCGTGCGCAGTCCGTACCTGGCGCTGGGGTACTGGAACAATCCCGAGGCAACGGACAAGGCGTTTGAGGCCGCGACTGGCGACGCCGACGCATCCACTTATCGGACCGGCGACATGGGCGAACTGCGCGCCGACGGGCTGCTGCAGCATCGTGGGCGCAAGGATTTCCAGGTCAAGATCCGCGGTTTCCGCGTGGAGGTGGGAGAGGTTGAGACCGCGCTGCACGATCATCCTGGCGTAAGCGAGGCCTCAGTAATTGCCCGCGATGTTGACGGTGAAGAACACTTGGTCGCCTATCTGGTGACAGGGGAGGGCGCCAGAGACATCAGCGTTCGCACTTTGCGCCAGCACCTGCAACGGCGCGTGCCATACTACATGGTGCCGACGATCTACGTCAGGCTGGACGCCATGCCGCGGACGCCGAACAATAAGGTCGACCGGTTGGCGTTGCCTGCGCCTGTGATGGGCAATTCGCTCCCGGATGACGTGCCAGTGACCCCGGTCGATGATCTTGAGCGCGACTTGCTGGAAATCGCCGGCGAATTGTTGCGCGCCGCTAATATCGGCACCAACCATAACTTCTTCGACTTGGGTGGTCATTCATTGTCGGCCACCAGGCTTATTGCCCGTGTGCAACACCGCTTCGGTGTTCGGCTCGACATGCGCCAGGTAATTGAAGCGCCCGATTTCAAAGCGATTGCCGAGTTTATACGCCGCGCCGATTCCAGTTTGGCCAGTGCTATGCCCGGGCTGGCGCACGCGCCGCGTACAGGAAGCTTGCCCGTGAGCTTGGCGCAGCGCCGCATGTGGCTTGTCGATGTGCTGAGTAACAGCAATTCAGCCTACAACATCAGCAACACTGTGCGTCTTGATGGGCCGCTTGACGTGGCCGCGCTGGAGCGCGCGATTAACGAGATTGTCGCGCGGCATGAAGTGCTGCGCACATGTTTCCCGCAGGGCGAACGCGAGCCTCGGCAGGAGGTGCTCCCGGCGACGCCAATGCCGCTGGAAATAACCGATCTCAGCGACCTGCCGGCAGAAGCGCAGGAAGCATGCTGGCAGGCGCGAGCCAAACAATTGTTGCAACGCCAACATGATCTGGAGCGCGGGCCGCTGTTCCAGAGCGCCTTGCTGCGCTTGGGGCCTGAAAGCGCGATCCTTGTGTTGGTGTTCAACCACATTGTTTACGACAATGTCTGGTCCTCCGGCATTTTCTTCCGTGAACTTGGCGCGTTGTATTCCGCTTTCACGACCGGCCAGACGCAAATGCCTTTGGCGCCACTTGAGTACCAGTTTGCGGACTATGCCGTTTGGGAGCGCGAGCGAGCGAGCAAGGGCGATCTGAAACCCCAGCTTGCCTATTGGAAGCAGCAGCTGGCGGACTTACCAGAGCCGCTGCAGGTGCCGGGCGACCATTTGCGCCCCGACACGCCGTCGCTGAAAGGGGGGCAGGTCGCTTTCCAGGTACCCGCTGACCTGGCGAATGCCGTGGCGGATTTCGCGAGGGCGGAATCGGCGACAACCTTCATGGCGCTTATCGCTTGCTGGCAGATGTTGTTGCATCGATATTCGCAAAAGGACGACATCCTCGTCGGCACGCCCACCGGGCGACGGTATCTCGCTGAGACGGAGGACATGATTGGCCTCTTTATCAACAATCTCGTCTTGCGGGCACGTTTCGCCCCTGGCCTAACCTTCCGAGGTTTGCTGGCGCAGATGCGGACGGCGACGATAGACGCGTTCAGCAATGACGAGCTTCCATTTGAGGATCTTGTTGAGGCGCTCGAAGTCCCGCGCTCACGGGCAGGTTCGCCGCTCTTCCAACACCTCTTCATTCATCGCAACAATACCCACGGCCGCTGGGAAATCCCGGGACTGAAGCTCTCTCAGATTCCGCTGCATACGGGGGGCTCCAAGTACGACCTCACGCTGTCCATGCTTGAAGAAGACGCGCGCATGTCGGGAACGCTCGAGTACAGTAGCGACCTGTTTGAGCATGACACCGCCGAACGCATGACCGGCCACTATGTGGCGCTCATGAGCAGGGCGATCGAGAACCCCGACACGCCGCTGGCGATGCTCGACATGCTCGACGCGGTTGAGCGGGAAGCTTTGCTGCACAAGTGGAATCCGCCTGCCACGCCGTTCCCAGACCTACATCCGCACCAACTCGTGGAGCAGCAGGCTGCAGCCTCGCCGGATGCCCCCGCTGTGATCGGCGAGACCTATGCTTTGACCTACGCTAAGCTGAACGCGCGCGCCAATCGGCTGGCGGCGCGGCTGCGCAAAATGGGCGTTGGGCCAGGCGAACTCGTGGCCATTTGCATGGAGCGTTCCCCCGACCTTGTGGTCGCGTTGCTCGCGGTCATGAAGACAGGGGGGGCATACGTCCCGCTGGATCCCGCCTTCCCGGTCGATCGTCTCCATTACATGGTGGAAAATTCGCGTACGAAAGTCTGCATTTCCCAAGCCAGCGTGGTGGACCGCCTTGAAGCTGGCAAGGCGGAGATCGTCCTGCTCGAAGCAAACGATCCGAGCCTGGAAGATGGGGATGCCTCGGATCAGCCGCCGGCCGGCGGCCTCGATGATCTTGCCTATGTGATTTACACTTCCGGCTCTACCGGCCGGCCCAAAGGGGTGCAGGTTGTCCGCCGTGGTCTCGTGAATTTCCTGGAATCTATGCGGCGCGAACCCGGCATCGGACGCGGCGACGTGTTGCACAGCCTGACGACGATTTGCTTCGACATCGCTGCGCTCGAGCTTTTCTTGCCGCTCGTTTGCGGCGCGCAGGTTGTGGTCAAGTCCCAGAAGCTTGCCCTCGATCCCGAGCTGTTACTCGCCAGCATCCAGCAGACGGGAACCACGATCATGCAGGCCACACCCGTGACCTGGCGCATGTTGCTGGATCAGGGCTGGCGCGGCGACCCGCGGATAAAAGTGCTGTGCGGCGGCGAGGCGATGTCGCAGGAATTGGCGGACCAGCTTATTGCGACCGGGTGCGAGGTCTGGAACCTGTATGGACCTACTGAAACCACCATCTGGTCGTCGGTTCGCCGGGTACAGGCGAAGGAGGACGCCATAAATCTTGGCTATCCGATTGCGAATACATCGTTCTTGATTTGCAGCCCGGATTTGGCGCTGCAGCCCGTTGGTGTTCCGGGTGAGTTGCTGATTGGCGGCGACGGACTCGCCCGCGGCTATTTCGCCCTCGACGAGATGACCCGCGAGAAGTTCATCGACCATCCCTTCACGCCGGGAGAACGCCTGTACCGGACCGGCGACCTCGTCGTGCGGCGCGCAAGTGGCGATATCCGCTTCCTCGGGCGTATCGACAACCAGGTCAAACTACGAGGATTCCGCATAGAGCTGGGTGAGATCGAAACCCATCTTGAAGCTCATCCGACCGTCAAGCAATGCGTAGTGGCGGCGCGGGATGACAAGGGGAGCGAGAAACGTCTTGTAGCCTATCTGCTCGCCACTACGGGCGAGACGATTGATGCCGATGCGCTTCGTGCGTTCGCTCGTGAACGCATGCCTGAGTACATGATCCCATCGTCGTACGTGCAGCTTGAAACATTTCCGCTCACACCGAACGGCAAGGTGGACCGCAAGGCATTGCCCGATCCGGCCGATTTTCATGACTCGGAATCGGTAGGCGGCGATTATGTCGAGCCGGGAAACGAGACTGAATTTATCTTGGCGCAGATGTGGATGGAGATCCTCGGAATCGACAAGGTCAGCGTCATGGATTCCTTCCAGGATCTCGGTGGCACCTCACTGTCCGCAGCGAATCTTATGGTGCGGATAAGGACGGAGTTTGCCTATTCATTTTCGCCGGACGTTTTGTTGCAGGCGCCGACAATCCGGCGACTTGCTGAAGCCATCAACGAGCACTTCACCCCCGTAAACACCGTGTTCGTACCTCTGAGAGAAGCCGCGCCGGGCTCACCGGTCATGCTTCTGGTTCCCGGCGTTGGCGGGCACGTATTCTCGTTTCTGAATTTTGCCCGGGCGCTGCCTTTCGAAGCGACTGTCTATGCCCTCAAGCCGTTCGGCGTGGGCAACATCGACGAATTGCCAACGACGGTAGAGGCCATAGCGGCGAAATATATTGCTGAACTTGAGAAAATTTGTCCGGAAGGTCCATTCATCGTTAGCGGCTATTCTATCGGCGCGCGCCTGGCGTTCGAGATTGCGCGCCAGATGGAGAGCCTGAACAAGCCCTTGCTCGGATTTATATCGTTCGACATGCCTGCTCCGGGTTTTCCGTCGAAGCGGGGTCTTGCATCGAAAATCGTCGACTGGGTTCGGGACCTTCCTTCAATGCGCTGGAGCGAGATTGTGACTCGTGTCGCGAGGCTAACGCGTCCCGCCCATGAGCGTTACAAGGAGTGGGGCATCATTCCAGACTATGGCATGGAGAAGGTTATCCCGCGCCTGTTGCATGCAAATCGAATCTACCGACCCAATTACCGATTACGCGCTTCGCTTATTTTCATCAGGCGCCCATTGCCCGATCGAGCAACCTATGGTGACGGCCCGGAGGTCGTTCAACGAGGGTGGAACGAGTTTTCGGAGGGCGCGGTTGATGTCCGAATGATTGTGGCCCGTCACGCCGATCTGTTTCTGGGCGAAACGACAAAGGCGCTGGCGAAGATCGTTGGCGAGGCGTTGGGAAATGCGGTGGTGCGGACACAAGACGTGCAGGTGACTGCCCCTCCAGCGCGAAATTTGACGCTGATGGACGTCAACCGATAA
- a CDS encoding CheR family methyltransferase, whose amino-acid sequence MSEAVDDRISALKQTRLWTEIRKLKHDLIIRFAKRENRVYTQFYRFPHQLRALVERVVPALRPHGVGAEPLKILVFACCSGEEAFSLSYVLRRHFPELRYSIRGYDIVGDVIEKAKAGLFTLEEASWGPFVTDELLGEMFEPAGEGLLRIKAEIREPITFAEGNLLDRQFMESLGQADMVFAQNVLFHLPRSQAREAFRNIHHVLTAGGALFINGVDTDMRAQMTKQLGLEPLEYLVEEIHNDARVDRGNAWAGSYVGRKPFTRSGRDWLRRQATIFYKAR is encoded by the coding sequence ATGTCTGAGGCGGTCGATGACAGGATCTCCGCGTTGAAGCAGACCCGCCTGTGGACGGAGATACGCAAGCTCAAACACGACCTGATCATCCGGTTCGCGAAGCGCGAAAATCGAGTGTACACGCAATTCTACCGTTTTCCGCATCAGTTGCGCGCACTGGTCGAGCGGGTCGTACCCGCACTTAGGCCGCATGGGGTGGGCGCCGAGCCCCTGAAAATCCTGGTATTCGCCTGCTGCAGCGGCGAGGAAGCGTTTTCGCTATCCTATGTGCTGCGCAGGCACTTTCCGGAGTTGCGCTACAGCATACGCGGCTACGACATTGTAGGCGATGTGATCGAAAAGGCTAAGGCCGGGCTCTTTACGCTCGAGGAGGCCAGCTGGGGTCCATTCGTAACCGACGAGCTCTTAGGCGAGATGTTCGAACCCGCGGGCGAGGGGCTCCTGCGCATAAAGGCGGAGATCAGGGAGCCAATCACCTTTGCCGAGGGCAACCTGCTCGACCGGCAGTTCATGGAGTCATTGGGCCAGGCTGATATGGTGTTCGCTCAGAATGTCCTGTTCCACCTGCCGCGCTCTCAGGCGCGTGAGGCCTTCAGGAACATTCATCATGTGCTGACTGCTGGAGGCGCGCTGTTCATCAACGGGGTGGATACCGACATGCGGGCGCAGATGACCAAGCAGCTTGGCTTGGAGCCGTTGGAATACCTGGTCGAAGAGATTCACAACGATGCGCGCGTCGATCGCGGGAACGCCTGGGCCGGCTCGTATGTGGGACGCAAGCCCTTCACGCGTAGCGGGCGCGACTGGCTGCGCCGACAGGCAACCATCTTTTACAAAGCAAGGTAG
- a CDS encoding endonuclease/exonuclease/phosphatase family protein encodes MIGSIIAVVRTNGPAVLGRATLLLALAAWGGAISPFLDGLNHFAPIWLAVSLAGVLACWLAGSRGWAVYCAIATLAQAVIIAPEFMRTNAPLAATPTAERTVRIVWLNTWLGSRPSEDVLHYLETSEADFLLVSEMHDEGQASFRRLRATYPTVIRCEDGRACNTIIFAKREALSVQTQTGLRATAGDFDIDGAQLRLIAAHVARPNPPGRQQRELDALLDVIGSDQASVILAGDFNSTPWSFTLRRFDGASELQRHTRALPTWPAQEWTRLRLPALTPFLPIDHVYSGAHWRLVSVRRGPRTSSDHFPLEATFQSRRSEQTSAVGNRRERAE; translated from the coding sequence ATGATCGGTTCGATTATTGCGGTCGTGCGTACCAACGGTCCAGCGGTTCTAGGGCGAGCTACGCTGTTGCTTGCGCTTGCCGCCTGGGGTGGAGCCATATCGCCTTTTTTAGACGGACTGAATCACTTCGCGCCCATTTGGCTCGCCGTCAGTCTAGCCGGAGTGTTGGCCTGTTGGTTGGCGGGTTCTCGCGGTTGGGCTGTCTACTGCGCGATCGCCACACTCGCTCAAGCGGTGATCATCGCTCCTGAATTCATGCGCACAAATGCGCCTTTGGCGGCGACCCCAACCGCGGAACGAACGGTGCGTATCGTATGGCTTAACACATGGCTGGGCTCGCGGCCTTCTGAAGACGTGCTGCATTATCTAGAAACGAGCGAAGCGGACTTCCTTTTGGTGTCGGAAATGCACGACGAGGGGCAAGCGTCGTTTCGACGCCTGCGCGCCACCTATCCGACAGTAATCCGCTGTGAGGACGGGCGCGCATGCAATACCATCATCTTCGCTAAACGTGAGGCTCTTTCCGTACAAACCCAAACCGGCCTTCGCGCGACTGCTGGCGATTTTGACATTGACGGCGCGCAGCTTCGCCTGATCGCGGCGCACGTCGCGCGCCCTAATCCGCCTGGCAGACAGCAACGCGAATTAGACGCACTCCTTGACGTGATAGGCAGTGACCAAGCCTCCGTCATTCTGGCAGGCGACTTCAATTCAACGCCGTGGTCATTCACGCTTCGCCGCTTTGATGGCGCGAGTGAACTGCAGCGGCATACGCGCGCGTTGCCTACCTGGCCCGCTCAGGAGTGGACGCGGTTGAGGCTGCCTGCGCTCACGCCTTTTCTTCCGATTGATCATGTCTATTCGGGCGCCCACTGGCGGTTAGTGTCGGTGCGGCGCGGGCCAAGAACTTCATCCGATCATTTTCCGCTAGAGGCGACGTTTCAATCGAGGCGCAGTGAGCAAACCTCCGCTGTTGGAAACCGGCGAGAGCGTGCTGAGTAA
- a CDS encoding NAD(P)(+) transhydrogenase (Re/Si-specific) subunit beta: MNADLAALLYLVSGVLFILALRGLSSPETSRQGNNFGMLGMAIAVVTTLLLVDLDTTTMLIIGGAIVIGGGIGALIARSIKMTEMPQLVAAFHSLVGLAAVAVAAAAFYAPDSFHIATADGGIKMSSLIELALGTAIGAITFTGSVIAFAKLNGNMSGAPIMLPARHLINIAIAIAIVALVVLTIQDGGRTEWHYWAIVGLSLLIGVLLIIPIGGADMPVVVSMLNSYSGWAAAALGFTLENVALIITGALVGSSGAILSYIMCKGMNRSFISVILGGFGTADGGAAAGHVETRPVKQGSADDAAFIMKNASKVIIVPGYGMAVAQAQHSVRELADMLKKEGVEVKYAIHPVAGRMPGHMNVLLAEANVPYDEVFELEDINNEFSQADVAYVIGANDVTNPSAKTDPQSPIFGMPILDVEKAKTVLFIKRGMGSGYAGVENELFFRDNTMMLFGDAKKMTDEIVKGL, translated from the coding sequence ATGAACGCTGATCTCGCCGCACTCCTGTATCTCGTTTCCGGGGTGCTTTTCATTCTCGCGCTGCGTGGGCTTTCGAGCCCCGAGACGAGCCGTCAGGGCAACAATTTCGGCATGCTCGGCATGGCGATCGCCGTCGTCACGACGCTGCTCTTGGTCGATCTCGATACGACGACGATGCTGATCATCGGCGGCGCCATTGTGATTGGCGGCGGCATCGGCGCTTTGATCGCGCGCTCGATCAAGATGACGGAGATGCCGCAACTCGTGGCGGCGTTCCACTCGCTCGTGGGCCTGGCGGCCGTCGCGGTGGCCGCGGCGGCTTTCTATGCGCCGGACAGCTTCCACATCGCCACGGCGGACGGCGGCATCAAAATGAGTTCGCTCATCGAGCTCGCGCTCGGCACCGCGATCGGCGCCATCACCTTCACCGGTTCGGTTATCGCGTTCGCGAAGCTCAACGGCAATATGAGCGGCGCGCCGATCATGCTGCCCGCGCGCCATCTGATCAACATCGCCATTGCCATCGCCATCGTCGCGCTGGTGGTTCTGACGATTCAGGATGGGGGCCGCACCGAATGGCACTATTGGGCCATCGTTGGCCTCTCCCTGCTGATTGGTGTGCTGCTCATCATCCCGATCGGCGGCGCCGACATGCCTGTCGTCGTCTCGATGCTTAATTCGTATTCTGGTTGGGCGGCTGCAGCGCTTGGCTTCACGTTGGAGAACGTGGCGCTCATCATCACCGGCGCTCTGGTCGGTTCATCGGGCGCCATCCTCAGCTACATCATGTGCAAAGGCATGAACCGCAGCTTCATCAGCGTCATCCTCGGCGGCTTCGGCACGGCCGATGGCGGCGCTGCGGCGGGACACGTTGAAACGCGCCCGGTGAAACAGGGCAGCGCCGACGATGCGGCTTTCATCATGAAGAACGCATCCAAGGTGATCATCGTGCCGGGTTACGGCATGGCGGTGGCGCAAGCGCAGCACAGCGTGCGCGAATTGGCCGATATGCTGAAGAAGGAAGGCGTGGAGGTGAAATACGCCATTCACCCGGTCGCCGGCCGCATGCCGGGCCACATGAACGTGCTCTTGGCCGAAGCCAACGTGCCGTACGATGAAGTGTTCGAACTCGAAGACATCAACAACGAGTTCAGCCAAGCCGACGTCGCTTACGTGATCGGCGCCAACGACGTGACCAATCCGTCGGCGAAAACCGATCCGCAATCGCCGATTTTCGGCATGCCGATCCTCGACGTGGAAAAGGCCAAGACCGTGCTCTTCATCAAGCGCGGCATGGGCTCAGGCTATGCCGGCGTCGAAAACGAACTCTTCTTCCGCGACAACACGATGATGCTGTTCGGCGACGCAAAGAAGATGACGGACGAGATCGTGAAGGGGCTCTAG
- a CDS encoding proton-translocating transhydrogenase family protein gives MVDPFVFYLAIFVLAIFVGYYVVWSVTPALHTPLMAVTNAISSVIIVGALIAAAASAQADGGWIAKGAGGLAAALAAVNIFGGFLVTQRMLAMYKKKEKK, from the coding sequence ATGGTCGATCCATTCGTTTTCTATCTGGCCATTTTCGTGCTGGCGATTTTCGTTGGTTATTACGTCGTGTGGTCGGTGACGCCGGCGCTGCACACGCCGCTGATGGCCGTCACCAACGCGATTTCGTCGGTGATCATTGTCGGCGCGCTGATCGCCGCTGCCGCAAGCGCGCAAGCGGACGGCGGCTGGATCGCCAAAGGCGCCGGCGGCCTCGCGGCAGCGCTTGCCGCGGTGAACATCTTCGGCGGCTTCCTTGTCACCCAGCGCATGCTGGCGATGTACAAGAAGAAGGAAAAAAAGTGA
- a CDS encoding nuclear transport factor 2 family protein has protein sequence MNDSEFAERYYAAWNARDLEAILALYADDIEFSSPYIAALGFSPDGVVHGKPMLRAYFERALDRAPALTFTPEALMIGARGHTLIYRNHRGERAAETHEMDLLGLVIRADATYETA, from the coding sequence ATGAATGATTCCGAGTTCGCGGAGCGGTACTACGCTGCTTGGAACGCGCGCGATCTCGAAGCGATCCTCGCGCTCTATGCGGACGACATCGAATTCTCGTCGCCGTACATCGCAGCGCTTGGTTTTTCGCCGGACGGCGTGGTGCACGGCAAGCCAATGTTGCGTGCGTATTTCGAACGCGCGCTGGATCGGGCGCCGGCACTGACCTTCACGCCGGAAGCGCTGATGATTGGCGCGCGCGGACACACGCTCATCTATCGCAACCACCGCGGAGAACGCGCGGCGGAAACCCACGAAATGGATTTGCTCGGCTTGGTCATCCGCGCCGACGCCACCTACGAGACTGCATAA